The following proteins are encoded in a genomic region of Galbibacter sp. BG1:
- the nqrE gene encoding NADH:ubiquinone reductase (Na(+)-transporting) subunit E encodes MEYVNLFVRSIFIENMIFAYFLGMCSYLAVSKTVKTAVGLGAAVIFVLAITVPINFLLDNYLLKPGALTWLSPEYANIDLSFLSFIMFIAVIASMVQLVEMIVEKFAPALYGALGIFLPLIAVNCAILGGSLFMQQKDFGGVSEAAVYGLGSGVGWFLAILAIAAIREKITYSNVPAPLRGLGITFIITGLMALGFMSFMGIKL; translated from the coding sequence ATGGAATACGTAAACCTTTTTGTAAGAAGTATTTTTATTGAGAACATGATTTTTGCCTATTTCTTAGGGATGTGTTCTTATCTGGCTGTATCCAAAACAGTAAAAACGGCTGTTGGTTTAGGAGCTGCGGTTATATTCGTTTTGGCCATTACAGTGCCAATAAACTTTTTACTGGATAATTATTTGTTAAAACCTGGTGCTTTAACTTGGTTGAGTCCAGAGTACGCAAACATTGACCTTAGCTTCTTAAGCTTTATCATGTTTATTGCGGTTATTGCATCTATGGTACAATTGGTGGAAATGATTGTAGAAAAATTTGCTCCTGCACTTTACGGAGCTCTTGGTATCTTTTTGCCGCTAATTGCTGTAAACTGTGCGATTCTTGGGGGATCTTTATTTATGCAACAAAAAGACTTCGGAGGTGTATCAGAAGCTGCCGTTTATGGATTGGGATCTGGTGTTGGTTGGTTCTTGGCCATTCTTGCCATAGCAGCCATTAGAGAGAAAATTACTTATTCAAATGTTCCCGCTCCATTGCGCGGACTTGGAATCACTTTTATCATAACGGGACTTATGGCGCTTGGTTTCATGAGTTTTATGGGAATTAAATTATAA
- the nqrF gene encoding NADH:ubiquinone reductase (Na(+)-transporting) subunit F: MDYSVIIASLVVFLALIFLLVVILLAAKAKLVPSGPVTLKINGEKDVEVSSGGTLLSTLGNNKIFLPSACGGGGTCIQCKCIVEEGGGQILPTEEPHFTRKEIAEGWRLGCQVKVKQDMVIEVPEEVFGIKKWEAEVVRNWNVASFIKEFVVRIPEDMDYQAGGYIQIEIPPCEIKYEDVDITAHPEEHDDPKKFQLEWDKFNLWPLVMKNTETVERAYSMASYPAEGRDIMLNVRIATPPWDRNKNGWMDVNPGIASSYIFAKKPGDKVVISGPYGEFFINHSEAEMLYVGGGAGMAPMRSHLYHLFKTLKTGRKVTYWYGGRSKRELFYMEHFRELEREFPNFKFYIALSEPLEEDNWKVKDSLDAEGDGFVGFVHQVVIDNYLNHHDAPEDIEFYFCGPPLMNKAVEKMCDDFGVPPENVRFDDFGG, encoded by the coding sequence ATGGATTATTCAGTAATCATAGCAAGTTTAGTAGTATTTTTAGCACTTATATTTTTATTGGTGGTAATTTTATTGGCAGCGAAAGCGAAACTTGTTCCTTCGGGTCCTGTTACCTTAAAAATTAACGGAGAGAAAGATGTAGAAGTTTCTTCTGGTGGAACATTGCTTTCTACCTTAGGGAATAATAAAATATTCTTGCCATCTGCCTGTGGTGGCGGTGGAACTTGTATACAGTGTAAATGTATCGTAGAAGAAGGAGGAGGGCAAATACTCCCTACAGAAGAGCCACACTTCACCCGTAAGGAAATAGCAGAAGGTTGGCGTCTTGGTTGTCAGGTGAAAGTAAAACAAGATATGGTTATCGAAGTACCTGAAGAGGTTTTCGGTATTAAAAAATGGGAAGCAGAAGTGGTTCGTAACTGGAACGTTGCTTCTTTTATTAAAGAGTTTGTAGTGCGTATTCCAGAAGATATGGATTACCAAGCGGGAGGATATATTCAAATTGAAATTCCACCGTGCGAAATTAAGTACGAAGATGTTGATATTACAGCACACCCAGAGGAGCACGACGATCCTAAGAAATTTCAATTGGAATGGGATAAGTTTAACTTATGGCCGCTTGTAATGAAAAATACAGAAACAGTAGAAAGAGCCTACTCTATGGCTTCTTACCCTGCTGAAGGAAGGGATATTATGTTGAACGTTCGTATTGCTACCCCACCATGGGATCGCAACAAAAACGGATGGATGGACGTAAATCCGGGGATTGCTTCATCTTATATCTTTGCTAAAAAGCCTGGTGATAAAGTAGTTATTTCTGGACCTTACGGAGAGTTCTTTATAAACCACAGTGAAGCAGAAATGCTATACGTTGGAGGGGGAGCTGGAATGGCGCCAATGCGTTCGCATTTGTATCACCTTTTCAAAACCCTAAAAACGGGAAGAAAAGTTACTTATTGGTATGGTGGGCGTTCTAAAAGAGAGCTTTTCTATATGGAGCACTTTAGAGAATTGGAAAGAGAATTCCCTAACTTTAAGTTTTATATTGCCCTTTCTGAACCTTTGGAAGAAGATAACTGGAAAGTTAAAGATAGCTTAGATGCTGAAGGAGATGGTTTTGTAGGGTTTGTTCACCAAGTTGTTATTGATAACTACTTGAATCATCATGATGCTCCGGAGGATATAGAGTTCTACTTCTGCGGACCTCCATTGATGAACAAAGCGGTTGAAAAAATGTGTGACGATTTTGGTGTTCCACCAGAAAACGTACGTTTCGACGACTTTGGAGGATAA
- a CDS encoding Na(+)-translocating NADH-quinone reductase subunit F, which yields MSHEFTEQELHNLAMNVVGKDLEKQGFEFMSVNSQLKKDPQFVCLKNKKLHFVVVKAILYPENPQKYNVTFMETMKEHALKFKARTYFAGVGIANAKNYEAPLKKGEKYIINYNGITEI from the coding sequence ATGTCGCACGAATTTACAGAACAAGAATTACATAACTTAGCCATGAACGTAGTTGGCAAGGATCTGGAGAAACAAGGTTTCGAATTTATGTCTGTAAATAGTCAGCTCAAGAAAGACCCACAGTTTGTATGTCTAAAAAATAAAAAGCTTCACTTCGTCGTTGTAAAGGCAATTCTTTATCCTGAAAATCCTCAGAAATATAATGTTACCTTTATGGAAACCATGAAGGAACATGCTTTAAAATTTAAGGCACGAACTTATTTTGCTGGGGTAGGAATAGCAAATGCAAAAAATTATGAAGCACCGCTCAAAAAAGGGGAAAAATATATAATCAATTATAATGGTATTACAGAAATTTAA
- a CDS encoding FAD:protein FMN transferase has protein sequence MVLQKFNQFFTFCLFLIVLSTGCSTTDEDANYKTEQGYALGTTYSIKYEVKNDSVNLKKQIEAVFDSVNASMSTYLPTSDISAINRGDSTIVVDKYFREVYTTAKEIWRKTNGFFDPTIGALANAWGFGPEMAINDMKSEEVDSLLEFTGFDKVFMSSDNRVIKEKKNIYLDFNALAKGYTIDLIGRMFDRNGVENYLIEVGGEILTRGNSKNTSKVKNWVVAIDSPIQDNEQRVLIAKVKLEDKAMATSGNYRKFRIDKKTGEHYVHIINPLTGYPQKSNVLSVSVVAKTCMVADAYATALMVMPLDKAKELLKSTPSIDAYIISADKDGDLVEYKTSGFQELLLD, from the coding sequence ATGGTATTACAGAAATTTAATCAATTTTTTACATTTTGTCTTTTCCTAATTGTGCTTTCTACTGGCTGCTCTACCACGGATGAGGATGCTAATTACAAAACAGAACAAGGATATGCCTTGGGTACCACCTATAGCATAAAATACGAGGTAAAAAACGATTCAGTTAACCTTAAAAAACAAATTGAAGCTGTCTTTGATAGTGTAAACGCTTCTATGTCTACCTATTTGCCAACTTCTGATATTTCTGCCATTAACCGCGGCGATTCCACCATTGTAGTCGATAAATACTTTAGGGAGGTTTATACCACAGCTAAAGAGATTTGGCGTAAAACCAATGGTTTTTTCGATCCGACCATTGGAGCTTTGGCAAACGCTTGGGGCTTCGGTCCAGAGATGGCCATAAATGATATGAAAAGCGAAGAAGTGGACAGCTTATTAGAATTTACTGGTTTCGATAAGGTATTTATGTCTTCAGATAATAGGGTTATCAAGGAAAAAAAGAACATTTACCTAGACTTTAATGCTTTGGCCAAGGGCTATACGATTGATTTAATAGGGCGCATGTTTGATAGAAATGGGGTTGAAAATTACCTCATTGAAGTTGGAGGGGAAATCTTAACTAGAGGAAATAGTAAAAATACCAGTAAAGTAAAAAATTGGGTGGTTGCTATTGATAGTCCAATTCAAGACAATGAACAGCGTGTGTTAATTGCCAAAGTGAAGTTGGAAGATAAGGCCATGGCGACCAGTGGAAATTACCGCAAGTTTAGAATTGACAAAAAGACAGGGGAACATTACGTTCATATTATCAATCCGCTTACGGGGTATCCACAAAAAAGTAACGTTCTAAGTGTCTCGGTTGTTGCTAAAACATGTATGGTGGCCGATGCTTATGCCACTGCACTTATGGTAATGCCTTTGGATAAAGCTAAGGAATTATTAAAATCTACTCCTTCTATCGATGCATACATTATTAGTGCTGATAAAGATGGAGATCTTGTGGAATACAAAACCAGTGGTTTTCAGGAGCTTCTTTTGGATTAG
- a CDS encoding class I SAM-dependent methyltransferase, whose amino-acid sequence MKKLFKFILNTVPRPLLIKLSYWIRPIIVTIYKGDTYTDPIDGKSFKSFLPYGYGTQRNNVLAPGTLSLERHRLLWLYLQNETTFFSDPIKLLHFAPEQAFFKRFKKLKNIDYTTTDLESPLADVKADICNLPFEDNAYDVILCNHVLEHIKDDKKAMEELYRVMKPGGWGIFQIPQDIHRNETFEDDSITDRQKRAEIFGQYDHVRVYGLDYFDRLRKVGFKVDEVTYQTKLTSEEIKKYSLNPNEILPVCHKPAQ is encoded by the coding sequence TTGAAAAAGCTTTTTAAATTTATTTTAAACACCGTTCCCAGACCCTTGCTTATTAAATTAAGCTACTGGATAAGACCTATCATTGTTACCATTTACAAAGGAGATACTTACACTGATCCCATTGACGGAAAAAGTTTTAAATCTTTTTTGCCCTACGGATACGGTACACAGCGAAATAATGTATTGGCACCAGGAACTCTTTCATTAGAACGCCATAGATTGCTTTGGTTGTATTTACAAAACGAAACAACCTTTTTTAGCGACCCAATTAAATTACTCCATTTTGCACCGGAACAAGCATTTTTTAAGCGTTTTAAAAAGCTTAAGAACATTGATTACACGACCACAGACCTAGAATCTCCTTTGGCAGATGTAAAAGCGGATATATGCAACCTTCCTTTTGAAGACAATGCATACGATGTAATTTTATGCAACCATGTGCTGGAACATATTAAAGACGATAAAAAAGCGATGGAAGAGTTATATCGGGTTATGAAGCCCGGTGGCTGGGGTATATTTCAAATTCCGCAAGATATCCATAGAAATGAAACTTTTGAAGATGACAGTATAACCGACCGACAAAAAAGAGCCGAAATCTTTGGCCAATACGATCATGTAAGGGTATATGGCCTGGATTACTTCGATCGGCTTAGAAAAGTAGGGTTTAAAGTGGATGAAGTGACTTATCAAACAAAATTAACTTCCGAAGAAATTAAAAAATACTCTTTAAACCCTAATGAAATCTTACCTGTTTGCCATAAACCAGCACAATAG
- the map gene encoding type I methionyl aminopeptidase: MIQIKTLEEIEIMRESALIVSKTLGMLATELKPGVTTKYLDKIAEEYIREQGAEPGFLGLYGCPSTLLTSTNEAVVHGLPTDTPLKEGDIVSIDCGALKNGFYGDHAYTFEIGEVEPETKKLLEITKESLYIGIREFKKGNRVGDVGFAIQDFCEKNGYGVVRELVGHGLGKKMHEDPEMPNYGKRGRGKKFLDGMVVAIEPMINLGTHRIKQLKDGWTIVTADGKPSAHFEHDVALIDGKPEILSTFKYIYDALGIESNEEDEFKNHLIANS, encoded by the coding sequence ATGATCCAAATAAAGACACTCGAGGAAATTGAAATCATGAGAGAAAGCGCGCTTATAGTTTCTAAGACCTTAGGAATGTTGGCCACCGAGTTAAAGCCGGGTGTAACTACCAAATATTTAGATAAAATTGCAGAAGAATACATTCGCGAACAAGGAGCCGAGCCTGGTTTTTTAGGCTTATACGGTTGTCCTTCTACCCTACTTACCAGCACCAACGAAGCCGTTGTTCACGGCCTTCCAACAGATACCCCGCTTAAAGAAGGAGATATAGTGTCTATTGATTGTGGTGCTTTAAAAAATGGATTCTACGGAGATCATGCCTATACTTTTGAAATCGGGGAAGTAGAACCAGAAACCAAGAAGCTTTTAGAAATTACCAAAGAATCTTTGTATATAGGAATTCGTGAATTTAAAAAAGGAAACCGAGTTGGGGATGTAGGCTTTGCCATTCAGGATTTTTGCGAAAAGAATGGATACGGAGTTGTACGCGAATTGGTAGGACATGGTTTAGGAAAAAAAATGCACGAAGACCCAGAGATGCCAAACTACGGTAAACGTGGGCGTGGTAAAAAGTTCTTAGATGGTATGGTGGTTGCTATAGAGCCTATGATAAACTTGGGGACACACCGCATAAAACAACTTAAGGACGGCTGGACCATTGTAACTGCAGATGGCAAACCAAGCGCTCATTTCGAACATGATGTAGCTCTAATCGACGGGAAACCGGAAATTCTTTCTACCTTTAAATACATTTATGATGCTTTGGGAATAGAAAGCAATGAAGAAGACGAGTTTAAAAATCACCTAATAGCAAACAGCTAA
- a CDS encoding M1 family metallopeptidase, with translation MRKLKYLLAACCFLSISAIFAQEEGGGKGKERKQQGHTNINKFRQMYEEFATPNMYRTGSGAPGPAYYQQQADYKMDIELNDDTQKLYGVETITYTNNSPDKLEFLWVQLDQNVRANDSKSPLRDGQGVPPAEETANFASKYYKAPFDGGFNIQHVKDTKGKNLPYTINQTMMRIDLSEPLQPGDKYSFEIKWWYNVNNHLVDRARSGYEEFPDGNKNYVIAQFFPRMAVYNDVEGWQNHQFWGSGEFALPFGNYEVNITVPSDHVLDGTGVLQNPKEVLTDKMFKRYENSKKSFNKPVFIVTEEEAAQNEKGHSTDQKTWKLKAENVRDFAFTTSRKYIWEQQAVKMSNGKTVMAVSIYPKEGNPLWEEYSTKAVVQTLKTYSKHTFAYPYPKAISVHAKNQGMEYPMICWNYGRPNEDGTYSDRVKYGMISVIIHEVGHNYFPMIVNSDERQWGWMDEGINTFCQYLTEQEFAKTYPEAVGPDGKYPSRRGEPSKITDYMKGDQDYIAPIMSNPENVYQLGANAYGKPATALNILRETVMGPELFDYAFQTYAQRWMFKHPTPEDFFRTMEDASAVDLDWFWRGWFYTTDYVDIGVEGVKKYHVSSTPNEKVKEILEQRGMAESELPDLVYLVAEDSDDYKNEVSKKSEEENFKSLNEYLMDNFTPDERSKMKTPKYFYEVTFTKPGGIPMPLIVEYSYADGTTEMIRYPVEIWRKNDKEVKRVMATDKEITGIVVDPKAETADVDTDNNSWPEQKGESDFDKFKKKVQKN, from the coding sequence ATGCGCAAATTAAAGTACCTATTAGCAGCTTGCTGCTTTTTGTCCATTAGCGCCATTTTCGCCCAAGAAGAGGGTGGCGGCAAAGGCAAAGAGAGAAAACAGCAAGGTCACACAAACATTAATAAATTTAGACAAATGTACGAGGAGTTCGCTACTCCCAATATGTACAGAACAGGATCTGGAGCTCCCGGGCCGGCTTACTATCAGCAACAAGCGGATTATAAAATGGACATCGAATTAAACGATGATACCCAGAAACTTTATGGGGTAGAAACCATTACTTACACCAATAATTCTCCTGATAAATTGGAGTTCCTATGGGTGCAGCTAGATCAAAATGTAAGAGCTAATGACTCTAAGTCTCCATTAAGAGATGGACAAGGAGTCCCTCCAGCAGAAGAAACCGCAAATTTTGCCAGCAAATACTACAAAGCGCCATTCGATGGTGGTTTTAATATTCAGCATGTAAAAGACACCAAAGGCAAAAATCTCCCTTATACCATCAATCAAACCATGATGCGTATAGATCTATCGGAACCTTTGCAGCCTGGAGATAAGTATTCTTTCGAAATAAAATGGTGGTACAACGTAAATAATCATTTAGTAGACCGTGCCCGTAGTGGATACGAGGAATTCCCTGACGGAAATAAAAACTATGTTATTGCTCAGTTTTTCCCACGTATGGCCGTTTATAATGACGTAGAGGGTTGGCAGAACCATCAATTCTGGGGAAGCGGCGAATTTGCTCTTCCTTTTGGAAATTATGAGGTAAACATAACAGTTCCTTCAGACCACGTTTTAGATGGTACAGGGGTACTTCAAAATCCTAAAGAAGTACTTACAGATAAAATGTTTAAGCGCTACGAGAATTCAAAAAAATCTTTTAACAAACCTGTTTTTATAGTTACTGAAGAGGAGGCCGCTCAAAATGAAAAAGGACACTCAACAGATCAAAAAACGTGGAAATTAAAAGCAGAAAACGTTCGGGATTTTGCGTTTACTACTTCTAGAAAATACATCTGGGAGCAACAAGCCGTTAAAATGAGCAATGGAAAAACAGTGATGGCTGTTTCCATTTATCCAAAAGAAGGAAACCCTCTTTGGGAAGAATATTCCACAAAAGCTGTGGTACAAACTTTAAAGACCTATTCTAAGCATACGTTTGCTTACCCTTATCCAAAAGCAATTTCAGTACATGCCAAAAATCAAGGTATGGAATACCCAATGATTTGTTGGAACTACGGCCGTCCAAACGAAGATGGAACGTATAGCGATCGTGTAAAATATGGAATGATTAGTGTAATTATTCATGAAGTTGGACATAATTATTTCCCAATGATCGTAAATTCTGATGAGCGTCAATGGGGATGGATGGACGAAGGTATTAATACGTTCTGCCAATATTTAACCGAGCAAGAATTTGCCAAGACATATCCTGAAGCAGTTGGCCCCGATGGAAAATATCCATCGCGAAGAGGAGAACCTTCAAAAATAACCGATTACATGAAAGGGGATCAAGATTACATCGCCCCTATCATGTCCAATCCAGAAAACGTGTATCAACTAGGTGCAAATGCCTATGGAAAACCGGCAACCGCATTAAATATTTTACGGGAAACGGTAATGGGGCCAGAATTATTCGATTACGCCTTCCAAACATACGCCCAAAGATGGATGTTTAAACACCCAACTCCAGAAGATTTCTTTAGAACCATGGAAGATGCTTCAGCAGTAGATTTGGATTGGTTTTGGAGAGGATGGTTTTACACCACAGATTACGTAGACATAGGAGTTGAAGGTGTTAAGAAATATCATGTTTCTTCCACTCCGAATGAAAAGGTGAAGGAAATTTTGGAGCAGAGGGGAATGGCGGAATCAGAATTACCGGACCTTGTTTATTTAGTGGCTGAAGATAGCGACGATTATAAAAATGAGGTTTCCAAAAAATCTGAAGAAGAAAACTTTAAGTCCCTCAACGAATACCTTATGGATAATTTTACTCCCGATGAAAGAAGTAAAATGAAAACTCCGAAGTATTTTTATGAGGTTACATTTACCAAGCCAGGTGGAATCCCAATGCCTTTAATTGTAGAATACAGCTATGCCGATGGAACTACCGAAATGATTAGATATCCAGTAGAGATCTGGAGAAAAAATGACAAAGAGGTAAAAAGGGTTATGGCTACCGATAAAGAAATTACAGGAATTGTGGTAGACCCAAAAGCCGAAACGGCAGATGTGGATACCGATAATAATTCTTGGCCAGAACAAAAAGGAGAATCTGATTTTGATAAATTCAAAAAGAAAGTTCAGAAAAACTAA
- a CDS encoding DUF6702 family protein, protein MQSSKKYFILLFILPLLSFGIFHKFYVSVTDVKYSEEDQALQIISRYFIDDMEKLLKERYGVDTKLMTKKELKNADFYIEKYLRDKFVVRIDGEEIAWNFIGKEYDVDVMKCYLEIPKMKPKKIESISIQSRVLFDLYPEQQNVVHISVKDEKKSFMLVKENDKALLKL, encoded by the coding sequence ATGCAATCCTCAAAAAAATACTTCATCCTTCTTTTTATCCTTCCACTTCTAAGCTTTGGTATTTTTCATAAGTTTTATGTAAGTGTTACCGATGTAAAATATTCCGAAGAAGATCAAGCCTTACAAATAATTTCCCGTTATTTTATTGACGACATGGAAAAGCTTTTAAAGGAGCGTTATGGGGTTGACACCAAATTAATGACCAAAAAAGAGCTTAAAAACGCCGATTTCTATATAGAAAAGTACTTAAGGGATAAATTTGTGGTACGCATTGACGGAGAAGAAATAGCATGGAACTTTATAGGAAAGGAATACGACGTAGACGTTATGAAATGCTACTTGGAAATTCCCAAAATGAAGCCTAAAAAAATAGAAAGTATAAGCATTCAAAGCCGTGTGCTATTCGATCTGTATCCCGAACAACAAAATGTAGTTCATATATCGGTAAAAGATGAGAAAAAGAGTTTTATGCTCGTAAAAGAGAATGATAAAGCTTTGTTAAAATTGTAA
- a CDS encoding carboxypeptidase-like regulatory domain-containing protein yields MQKTTLILFLVAVFPFFALSQEQKPQLLKGKVLYGNTSVANENVININTERATITNDNGEFEILVNKGDKLAFTALNYQFKTVEITDQILENKRLVVTVDEKVTELDQVIITPENREAYLKVKNEEFKQVDYDTDKATPVTNYAIPVSQRGMQYGINFVNIYKAIFNSNKETKTTREIKPSEVLRQVYEDEFFVTDLKIPQDEIDEFLYYLDDKLPSQALLKKDNEFELIDFLVDESKDFKALKTSE; encoded by the coding sequence ATGCAAAAAACGACACTTATATTATTTTTGGTTGCCGTATTTCCATTTTTTGCTCTTTCTCAAGAGCAAAAACCCCAACTTTTAAAAGGAAAAGTTTTATACGGAAACACTAGCGTTGCCAATGAAAACGTTATAAATATTAATACTGAAAGGGCTACCATTACCAATGATAATGGAGAATTTGAAATTTTGGTAAACAAAGGCGACAAACTCGCGTTTACAGCGCTTAATTACCAATTTAAAACCGTGGAAATTACCGATCAAATTTTAGAAAACAAACGTCTAGTGGTTACCGTAGACGAAAAAGTTACAGAACTGGATCAAGTTATTATCACCCCAGAAAACAGGGAGGCTTACCTAAAGGTTAAAAACGAAGAGTTTAAACAAGTGGATTATGATACCGATAAAGCAACCCCGGTAACAAATTATGCCATTCCAGTAAGTCAGCGAGGGATGCAGTACGGTATCAATTTTGTGAATATTTATAAAGCTATTTTCAATTCTAACAAAGAAACCAAAACCACTCGGGAAATTAAACCAAGTGAAGTACTTAGACAGGTTTATGAAGATGAGTTCTTTGTGACAGATTTGAAAATCCCTCAAGATGAAATCGATGAGTTTTTGTATTATTTAGATGATAAATTACCTTCTCAAGCCCTACTGAAGAAAGACAACGAATTTGAGTTAATTGATTTTTTAGTAGATGAGAGTAAAGACTTTAAAGCCTTAAAAACTTCAGAATAA
- the pepE gene encoding dipeptidase PepE — protein MKPSLKKLIIASTSTVHGGKYLGYIKPTLADFFKDTDEIIFVPYARPGGISHDEYTAIAQKAFAEIGKKITGLHTFDNPIEALETAKAVFTGGGNTFLLVSQLYKFEVMPFLRQRIFEGLAYFGTSAGANITGLTMQTTNDMPIIYPPSFKTLGAIPFNINPHYLDPVPGNKHMGETRETRINEFHKINPQPVVGLREGSWLEVKGDRIFLRGELKARVFEQTKPAYEIESGSELRF, from the coding sequence ATGAAACCATCATTAAAAAAATTAATTATTGCGAGTACTTCTACCGTCCATGGAGGAAAATATTTGGGCTATATTAAACCTACCTTAGCTGATTTTTTTAAAGATACGGACGAAATTATTTTTGTTCCCTATGCGCGACCTGGAGGTATTTCTCACGACGAATACACCGCAATTGCACAAAAGGCTTTTGCTGAAATAGGAAAGAAAATTACAGGCCTACATACTTTCGATAATCCGATTGAAGCGTTGGAAACGGCAAAGGCGGTCTTTACTGGGGGAGGGAATACTTTTTTATTGGTTTCGCAACTGTACAAATTTGAAGTGATGCCATTTCTAAGGCAACGTATTTTTGAAGGGCTGGCTTATTTTGGAACCAGTGCAGGTGCTAATATAACCGGGCTTACCATGCAAACCACTAACGATATGCCCATAATTTACCCGCCCAGTTTTAAAACCTTGGGTGCTATTCCTTTCAATATTAATCCGCATTACTTAGATCCTGTCCCGGGAAATAAGCACATGGGTGAGACTAGGGAAACTAGAATAAATGAGTTTCATAAAATAAACCCACAGCCCGTTGTTGGACTCCGGGAAGGGAGTTGGCTGGAAGTAAAAGGTGACCGAATTTTTCTAAGGGGGGAGCTAAAAGCTCGTGTTTTTGAGCAAACCAAACCAGCTTATGAAATCGAGAGTGGAAGTGAGTTGCGGTTTTAG
- the rluF gene encoding 23S rRNA pseudouridine(2604) synthase RluF produces MEKQVTRINKYLSEVGYCSRRAADKLIQQRRVSVNGAIPEMGTKVSSEDEIRVDGKLIVEPKEDFVYLAFNKPVGIVCTTDTRVEKDNIIDFINYPKRIFPIGRLDKPSEGLIFLTNDGDIVNKILRGRNKHEKEYIVTVDKFITDDFIKRMSNGIPILDTITRKCDVEKIDAKTFKIILTQGLNRQIRRMCEYLGYNVTSLKRIRIMNVTLDIPVGEYRDLTKKELQEIERLTEESKKTFE; encoded by the coding sequence ATGGAAAAGCAAGTAACACGCATTAATAAATATTTAAGTGAAGTTGGCTACTGCTCGCGAAGAGCAGCCGATAAACTTATTCAACAACGCAGGGTATCTGTTAATGGAGCCATTCCAGAAATGGGAACAAAGGTAAGCTCGGAAGATGAAATACGGGTAGATGGGAAGCTTATTGTAGAGCCAAAAGAAGACTTTGTATACCTCGCATTTAACAAACCTGTAGGGATTGTTTGCACTACAGACACACGCGTGGAAAAGGATAATATCATCGATTTTATAAATTATCCAAAGCGCATTTTCCCAATAGGTCGACTAGACAAACCCAGCGAAGGGCTTATATTTCTTACCAATGACGGTGATATCGTAAATAAAATCCTACGAGGGCGCAATAAACACGAAAAGGAATACATAGTTACGGTAGATAAGTTTATTACAGATGATTTTATAAAACGGATGAGCAATGGAATTCCCATTCTCGATACCATCACCCGAAAGTGCGACGTAGAAAAGATTGATGCCAAAACCTTTAAAATTATCCTTACACAAGGCTTAAACCGACAAATAAGGCGTATGTGCGAATATTTAGGCTACAATGTTACTTCGCTAAAACGTATTCGCATTATGAACGTCACCTTAGATATCCCCGTTGGAGAGTACCGAGACCTTACAAAAAAAGAACTTCAGGAAATAGAGCGCTTAACTGAAGAGTCGAAGAAGACGTTTGAATAA
- a CDS encoding GNAT family N-acetyltransferase — protein sequence MSNDIKQESSASKGRFYLEKEGKAVAEMTYSVAGSHKIIIDHTEVNDSLRGQGIGEKLLKTLIEYVRSEDIKVIPLCPFAKAKIQENKEYQDVLV from the coding sequence ATGAGTAACGATATAAAGCAGGAGTCGTCGGCAAGTAAAGGCCGATTTTATTTGGAAAAAGAAGGGAAAGCAGTTGCAGAGATGACTTATTCTGTAGCTGGGAGCCATAAAATAATTATAGATCATACCGAAGTGAACGATTCCTTAAGGGGACAGGGCATTGGTGAAAAATTATTGAAAACATTAATTGAATATGTCCGTTCAGAAGATATTAAAGTAATACCGTTATGTCCTTTCGCCAAAGCAAAGATTCAAGAAAATAAAGAATATCAAGATGTACTCGTTTAA